A genome region from Schistocerca nitens isolate TAMUIC-IGC-003100 chromosome 4, iqSchNite1.1, whole genome shotgun sequence includes the following:
- the LOC126253701 gene encoding zinc finger Y-chromosomal protein 2-like, translating to MFKNYKDYFTPMKTNLNAIKISRYKVEQCTCDGKYIFKSNKLCSLHGYLQSNNFTELDQCINECRRRVYLGTTKNQFDLLLSQMCFRDPWTQTAGSKSPYTRRFECTKCGKSYMQKKTLNRHVKLECDKKPQFSCPYCPHRSKQKSNLQQHIIAKHTGL from the exons ATGTTCAAGAACTATAAAGACTATTTCACACCTATGAAGACTAATCTAAATGCTATTAAAATTTCTCGGTATAAAGTTGAGCAGTGCACTTGTGATGGGAAATACATTTTTAAG AGCAACAAACTGTGTTCACTGCATGGCTATTTACAGAGCAACAACTTCACTGAATTGGACCAATGCATCAATGAATGCAGAAGAAGGGTTTATCTTGGGACCACCAAGAATCAGTTTG ACCTCCTGCTGTCTCAAATGTGTTTTCGTGATCCATGGACACAAACTGCAGGATCTAAGTCTCCATATACTCGCAGATTTGAATGCACAAAGTGTGGAAAATCTTACATGCAGAAGAAAACTCTCAATAGACATGTGAAAttagagtgtgataaaaagccgCAGTTTAGCTGTCCGTATTGCCCACATCGGTCTAAACAAAAAAGTAATCTCCAGCAGCACATAATTGCTAAGCATACTGGCCTTTGA